From the genome of Mixophyes fleayi isolate aMixFle1 chromosome 2, aMixFle1.hap1, whole genome shotgun sequence, one region includes:
- the LOC142140622 gene encoding embryonic protein UVS.2-like, with translation MTVQEGDILIKTGRSATTCSSCLWPKSADGTVPVPYTLSPDYNDNHISFFRTSMQEYEALTCVRFIPQTTETAFLNIVSSEGCMSYIGRTGGGQTVGIDIAGCMLRGIIQHELNHALGFYHEHMRSDRDDYVNIMHQYISPDDKGNFAKADTNNLGLEYDYGSVMHYDKYAFSNTTNQPTIVPKPDPTVPIGQRDGMSILDVSKINRLYQCNVCGYLLNNMNGNLNSANYPSAYPNDASCVWLIRSPSGQATLKFNAFDVQSSPNCVSDYVKIYDGPSRTSPVLLDKTCGTGMIPLLVASTNQMLVEFVSDNTVTGVGFKATYSSVPCGGNFFASKKTFTSPGYPNAYPPNMDCTFNITAPVGQRIALTVSDFHVENGNFCIYDYMEVKSGSSWFGPFCGNHNISPITSTGNSLVMTFHSDESNQLKGFTASYTFSE, from the exons ATGACAGTACAGGAAGGAGACATTCTTATAAAAACTGGGCGCAGCGCCACCACTTGTTCAAGCTGCCTGTGGCCTAAATCTGCAGATGGGACTGTCCCTGTTCCATACACCTTATCCCCTGATTACA ATGACAATCATATCAGCTTCTTTAGAACTTCTATGCAGGAGTACGAGGCATTGACCTGTGTGAGGTTTATACCTCAGACAACAGAGACGGCTTTCCTCAACATTGTCTCTTCAGAGGG CTGTATGTCATATATCGGACGAACAGGTGGAGGTCAGACGGTTGGAATAGATATTGCTGGTTGCATGCTCAGAGGTATTATAcaacatgaactaaatcatgccCTGGGATTTTACCATGAGCATATGAGAAGTGACCGTGATGACTATGTCAACATCATGCACCAGTACATCTCACCAG ATGATAAAGGAAATTTTGCCAAAGCAGACACTAATAACCTGGGTCTGGAGTATGACTATGGCTCAGTGATGCATTATGACAA GTATGCATTCAGTAACACTACAAATCAACCTACCATTGTACCCAAGCCTGATCCCACAGTACCCATTGGACAAAGGGATGGAATGAGTATCTTGGATGTTTCTAAAATTAACCGGCTTTATCAGTGTA ATGTTTGTGGTTATTTGCTTAACAATATGAATGGAAATTTGAACTCAGCGAACTACCCCTCAGCCTATCCCAATGATGCCAGCTGTGTTTGGTTGATCCGATCACCATCTGGACAG gccACCCTGAAATTTAATGCCTTTGATGTCCAATCGTCACCTAATTGTGTATCTGACTACGTCAAGATTTATGATGGTCCCAGTAGGACATCTCCTGTGTTGCTGGATAAAACATGTGGGACTGGAATGATCCCTCTTTTAGTTGCTTCCACTAACCAGATGCTGGTTGAGTTTGTCAGTGACAACACTGTTACTGGGGTCGGCTTCAAAGCTACATATAGCTCAG TACCATGTGGAGGAAATTTCTTTGCCTCTAAAAAGACCTTTACATCTCCTGGATACCCTAATGCATACCCTCCCAACATGGATTGTACTTTCAACATCACAGCTCCTGTTGGACAACGG ATTGCTCTGACTGTAAGTGATTTTCACGTTGAGAATGGAAATTTCTGCATTTATGACTATATGGAAGTCAAATCTGGATCTTCTTGGTTTGGTCCTTTCTGTGGTAATCATAATATTTCTCCCATAACATCAACTGGGAATTCACTAGTGATGACATTTCATAGTGATGAAAGCAATCAGCTGAAAGGTTTCACTGCCTCCTACACCTTCAGTGAGTAA